A single window of Solenopsis invicta isolate M01_SB chromosome 3, UNIL_Sinv_3.0, whole genome shotgun sequence DNA harbors:
- the LOC105202989 gene encoding uncharacterized protein LOC105202989, with protein sequence MTPVRRCVVCARWRTAIPQQLMGSLPRERVTAGRPFLDTGVDYAGSIQLRTTKGRGQRAYKGFIAVFVCLPTRAVHLEAVSDYTADAFLAALRRFVSRRGLCRTLRSDCGTNFVAADAQLRSFFAPGSPELHRIVGQLASDRIQWQFNPPSAPHFGGIWEAAVKSLKHHLRRVLGNATLTFEEMSTLLAQVEACLNSRPLQALSDDPDDIAALTPGHFLVGSPLTAVPEPSLLELPANRLTRWQLLQQMRDHF encoded by the coding sequence ATGACCCCTGTGCGCCGTTGCGTGGTTTGCGCGCGATGGCGGACGGCTATTCCCCAGCAGCTGATGGGCAGCCTTCCACGGGAAAGAGTGACCGCGGGAAGGCCTTTCCTCGACACCGGCGTTGACTACGCCGGCTCAATTCAGCTGCGAACAACCAAAGGACGAGGCCAGCGGGCCTACAAAGGATTCATTGCGGTCTTCGTCTGCCTGCCTACCCGTGCCGTGCACCTAGAAGCGGTGTCCGACTACACTGCCGACGCTTTTCTGGCGGCCTTGCGTCGATTCGTGTCGCGCCGTGGTCTCTGTCGAACCCTCCGTAGCGATTGCGGAACCAACTTTGTCGCCGCCGACGCGCAATTGCGGAGTTTCTTTGCCCCTGGTAGCCCTGAGTTGCATCGGATCGTCGGACAGCTTGCCAGCGATCGTATTCAGTGGCAGTTCAATCCTCCGTCGGCGCCTCATTTTGGCGGAATTTGGGAGGCCGCCGTAAAGTCCTTGAAGCACCACCTGCGGCGAGTGTTGGGTAACGCGACCCTAACGTTCGAGGAAATGAGCACCCTCCTCGCCCAGGTGGAAGCCTGTTTGAATTCGCGACCGCTCCAGGCGTTGTCCGACGATCCTGATGACATTGCCGCCCTCACTCCAGGTCATTTCCTGGTGGGATCTCCGCTGACGGCCGTGCCTGAGCCTTCGTTGCTGGAGTTGCCCGCGAATCGCTTGACTCGTTGGCAGCTTCTGCAGCAAATGCGGGACCATTTCTAG